In Serinus canaria isolate serCan28SL12 chromosome 5, serCan2020, whole genome shotgun sequence, the following proteins share a genomic window:
- the LOC108963106 gene encoding epidermal growth factor receptor kinase substrate 8-like protein 2, with amino-acid sequence MDELNDELLKKITNNKIQPPHRNFKVEKPQQVFVPLTFESSTEEVKAWLEAKSFSKETVEHLGILTGAQLFSLNREELKKVCGDEGNRVYSKITVEKNQLEKSRGESELQEIMKRRQERIDSAN; translated from the exons ATGGATGAGCTGAACGACGAGCTGCTAAAGAAGATCACAAACAATAAAATTCAGCCTCCCCACAGGAATTTCAAAGTGGAAAAGCCTCAGCAAGTTTTTGTGCCACTCACCTTTGAATCCAGCACTGAAGAAGTCAAAGCCTGGCTGGAGGCCAAGTCATTCAGCAAAGA GACCGTGGAACACCTGGGCATCCTCACTGGAGCTCAGCTCTTCTCCCTCAACAGAGAGGAGCTGAAGAAGGTGTGTGGTGATGAGGGAAACAGAGTGTACAGCAAGATCACGGTGGAGAAAAACCAGCTGGAG AAAAGCAGAGGGGAGTCAGAGCTCCAAGAAATCATGAAGCGCCGCCAGGAAAGGATTGATTCTGCTAATTAA